The following are encoded together in the Methylorubrum sp. B1-46 genome:
- a CDS encoding EAL domain-containing protein — MLKIVACVVQQHDLGLVAISAGICMLGCFSTVILMAEAVQAERRLLFPWLTAAAAVFGCSVWSLHFVAMLAFLPGEQAAYDLLPTAVSIAIAVAGAFVALLIWARTRHDPLGLAAAGLALAAAIAGMHYAGVGAMAASNLLVFEGAYVFGSLGLCATLAMIALARAGDLTGPGRRIEVTVWLALAICGLHFTGMTALTVAPVAPQEDGGSALGSTQLGLVVGLVSLIVLAAGLAALLMQRHLMRRRMDELSRMRLLGNLAHEVLLIHRGGRVVEINQAGLRLFETTAGEIVGRPVLDLFSEADAPAVMRRSRCRPEDLRPEEFEIRTASGTLVPVELSCRPIEYLGRPATAVALRDLSQRRRDEARIRHLALHDALTDLPNRTLLEERLGLALENAAENGTSVALVYLDLDRFKPVNDFHGHAAGDALLVQAAKRMLAELRPTDTLARIGGDEFVVVLAHTRTLAQVAETAERLVAALGRPFQIEGENRSEALRVEIGASAGIALYPSDGSTADSLKRAADTALYRVKDEGRGTVRFFEAAMDEQLQARRRIEHELSGAIPRGELQLYYQPIVNGRTGEIETFEALIRWHHPERGCVPPVEFIPLAEQTDQIGRIGAWVLDTACATAVAWAHPWRVSVNVSPKQFRQPGFAAGVAAVLGRHGLPPGRLVLEITEGVFIQDAAMAVEVLTALRTLGVRLALDDFGTGYSSLSYLQRFKFDKIKVDQSFVRRLGQHADSLTIVRAITHLGHNLGLQVTVEGVETQEQLAVLRELGCDQMQGYLFARPTPMTGPMMAPISGSPDLERARLRSLFAEPPAKAYA, encoded by the coding sequence ATGCTCAAAATCGTCGCCTGCGTCGTGCAACAGCACGATCTCGGCCTTGTCGCGATCTCGGCGGGCATCTGCATGCTCGGCTGCTTCTCGACCGTGATCCTGATGGCCGAGGCCGTGCAGGCCGAGCGCAGGCTCCTCTTCCCCTGGCTGACCGCGGCGGCGGCGGTGTTCGGCTGCAGCGTCTGGTCGCTCCACTTCGTCGCGATGCTCGCCTTCCTGCCCGGCGAGCAGGCGGCCTACGATCTCCTGCCCACGGCGGTCTCGATCGCGATCGCGGTGGCCGGAGCCTTCGTCGCCCTCCTGATCTGGGCTCGCACACGTCACGACCCGCTCGGGCTGGCCGCGGCCGGCCTGGCGCTGGCGGCGGCCATTGCGGGGATGCACTACGCGGGTGTGGGCGCGATGGCGGCGAGCAACCTGCTCGTGTTCGAGGGGGCCTATGTCTTCGGCTCGCTCGGCCTCTGCGCCACCCTGGCGATGATCGCCCTCGCCCGGGCCGGCGACCTCACCGGCCCCGGCCGCCGGATCGAGGTGACGGTCTGGCTGGCGCTGGCGATCTGCGGCCTGCACTTCACCGGCATGACGGCGCTCACCGTCGCACCCGTCGCCCCGCAGGAGGACGGCGGTTCCGCGCTGGGCTCGACGCAGCTCGGCCTCGTGGTGGGGCTCGTGAGCCTCATCGTCCTCGCCGCCGGCCTCGCGGCCCTGCTGATGCAGCGCCATCTCATGCGCCGCCGCATGGACGAACTGAGCCGCATGCGCCTGCTCGGCAACCTCGCCCACGAGGTGCTGCTGATCCACCGCGGCGGCCGGGTGGTGGAGATCAACCAGGCGGGCCTGCGCCTGTTCGAGACCACGGCGGGGGAGATCGTCGGCCGCCCGGTGCTGGACCTGTTCAGCGAGGCCGACGCGCCGGCGGTGATGCGGCGCAGCCGCTGCCGCCCGGAGGATCTGCGGCCGGAGGAATTCGAGATCCGCACGGCGAGCGGCACCCTGGTGCCGGTGGAGCTCTCCTGCCGCCCGATCGAGTATCTCGGCCGGCCGGCGACCGCGGTGGCCCTGCGCGATCTCAGCCAGCGCCGCCGCGACGAGGCGCGCATCCGCCACCTTGCCCTGCACGACGCCCTGACCGACCTGCCCAACCGCACCCTTCTCGAGGAGCGTCTCGGGCTGGCCCTGGAGAATGCGGCCGAGAACGGGACGAGTGTGGCGCTGGTCTATCTCGACCTCGACCGCTTCAAGCCCGTCAACGACTTCCACGGCCACGCCGCGGGCGACGCCCTGCTGGTGCAGGCGGCCAAGCGGATGCTGGCCGAGCTGCGCCCGACCGACACGCTCGCCCGGATCGGCGGCGACGAATTCGTGGTCGTCCTGGCCCATACCCGCACCCTCGCGCAGGTCGCCGAGACGGCGGAGCGGCTGGTCGCGGCGCTCGGCCGCCCGTTCCAGATCGAGGGCGAGAACCGGAGCGAAGCCCTGCGCGTCGAGATCGGCGCCTCGGCGGGCATCGCCCTCTATCCCAGCGACGGCAGCACGGCCGACAGCCTGAAGCGCGCCGCCGACACCGCCCTGTACCGGGTCAAGGACGAGGGGCGCGGCACGGTGCGCTTCTTCGAGGCGGCGATGGACGAGCAGCTCCAGGCGCGCCGCCGGATCGAGCACGAGCTCAGCGGCGCGATCCCGCGTGGCGAACTGCAACTCTACTACCAGCCGATCGTCAATGGCCGCACCGGCGAGATCGAGACCTTCGAGGCGCTGATCCGCTGGCACCATCCGGAGCGCGGCTGCGTGCCCCCGGTCGAGTTCATCCCGCTCGCCGAGCAGACCGACCAGATCGGGCGGATCGGCGCCTGGGTGCTCGATACCGCCTGCGCCACGGCGGTCGCATGGGCGCATCCCTGGCGGGTCTCGGTCAACGTCTCGCCCAAGCAGTTCCGCCAGCCGGGCTTCGCGGCCGGCGTGGCGGCGGTGCTCGGCCGCCACGGACTCCCGCCGGGACGGCTGGTGCTGGAGATCACCGAGGGGGTGTTCATCCAGGACGCGGCGATGGCGGTGGAGGTGCTGACCGCCTTGCGCACCCTCGGCGTGCGCCTCGCGCTCGACGATTTCGGAACGGGCTACTCGTCCCTGAGCTACCTGCAGCGGTTCAAGTTCGACAAGATCAAGGTCGACCAGTCCTTCGTGCGCCGTCTCGGGCAGCACGCGGACTCCCTGACGATCGTGCGCGCGATCACCCATCTCGGGCACAATCTCGGCCTTCAGGTCACGGTCGAGGGGGTGGAGACGCAGGAGCAGCTCGCCGTGCTGCGCGAACTCGGCTGCGATCAGATGCAGGGCTACCTGTTCGCCCGGCCGACGCCGATGACCGGACCGATGATGGCGCCGATCTCGGGCTCCCCGGATCTGGAGCGGGCGCGGCTGCGCTCCCTGTTCGCCGAGCCGCCGGCCAAGGCCTACGCCTGA
- a CDS encoding B12-binding domain-containing radical SAM protein, protein MRCPLPISSRRRILCVFPAYTPSFGTFSHAYPLMGGVKAFMPPQGLLVIAAYMPETWECRFIDENIRPASPQDFAWADAVFVSGMHIQEGQIHDIGRRAHEAGKVAVLGGPSVSGAPEKYPDFDYLHVGEIGDATDRLIEILDRDLSRPAAQVVLDTKDRLALADFPAPAYEAVPLKRYLIGSLQFSSGCPYRCEFCDIPQLYGRQPRLKSPEQMCAELDAIISQPGHPAVVYFVDDNFIANRKATREMLPHLVAWQKKNDYPLQFACEATLNMAKQPEILELMRQANFMTVFVGIETPEADALKGIDKTHNAAVPMYEAIETLNSYGLEVTSGIILGLDSDTDTSEQNLIDFIDRSAIPVLTINLLQALPKTPLWDRLEREGRLLHDASLESNVLFKRPHDTVVNSWRRAIAHAYAPEHLFERFKHQCDVTYGNRIVTPTKGKLTKTNLRRGLILGFNIITRVGLFSDYRRPFWRAAGHALKRGQIEAVFNMGFVAHHLIRFTREALRGEHNASFYAAKAAEAEAQRQRSWWENARRRIAPEREAA, encoded by the coding sequence ATGCGATGCCCCCTCCCCATCTCGTCCCGCCGGCGCATCCTGTGCGTCTTCCCCGCCTACACGCCGTCCTTCGGCACGTTCTCCCATGCCTACCCACTGATGGGCGGGGTGAAGGCATTCATGCCGCCCCAGGGGCTCCTGGTGATCGCGGCCTACATGCCCGAGACCTGGGAGTGCCGGTTCATCGATGAGAACATCCGGCCGGCCTCGCCCCAGGATTTCGCCTGGGCCGACGCGGTGTTCGTGTCGGGCATGCACATCCAGGAAGGCCAGATCCACGACATCGGCCGGCGGGCGCACGAGGCCGGCAAGGTCGCGGTGCTCGGCGGCCCCTCGGTCTCGGGCGCGCCGGAGAAATACCCGGATTTCGACTATCTCCATGTCGGCGAGATTGGCGACGCCACCGACCGGCTGATCGAGATCCTCGACCGCGACCTGTCGCGGCCGGCGGCTCAGGTCGTGCTCGACACCAAGGACCGGCTGGCGCTGGCCGACTTTCCGGCGCCGGCCTACGAGGCGGTGCCGCTCAAGCGCTACCTGATCGGCTCGCTGCAATTCTCGTCGGGCTGCCCCTATCGCTGCGAGTTCTGCGACATCCCGCAGCTTTATGGCCGCCAGCCTCGGCTGAAGAGCCCGGAGCAGATGTGCGCCGAGCTCGACGCGATCATCAGCCAGCCGGGCCACCCGGCGGTGGTGTACTTCGTCGATGACAACTTCATCGCCAACCGCAAGGCGACCCGCGAGATGCTGCCGCATCTCGTCGCGTGGCAGAAGAAGAACGACTACCCGCTCCAGTTTGCCTGCGAGGCGACGCTGAACATGGCCAAGCAGCCCGAGATCCTCGAGCTGATGCGGCAGGCCAACTTCATGACGGTGTTCGTCGGCATCGAGACCCCGGAGGCCGACGCGCTCAAGGGCATCGACAAGACCCACAACGCCGCCGTGCCGATGTACGAGGCGATCGAGACGCTCAATTCCTACGGGCTCGAGGTGACCTCGGGCATCATCCTCGGGCTCGATTCCGATACCGACACCTCCGAGCAGAACCTGATCGACTTCATCGACCGCTCCGCCATCCCGGTGCTGACGATCAACCTGCTCCAGGCGTTGCCGAAGACGCCGCTCTGGGACCGGCTGGAGCGCGAGGGCCGGCTGCTGCACGATGCCAGCCTCGAATCGAACGTGCTGTTCAAGCGTCCCCACGACACGGTGGTGAATTCCTGGCGCCGGGCCATCGCCCACGCCTACGCCCCCGAGCACCTGTTCGAGCGCTTCAAGCATCAGTGCGACGTGACCTACGGCAACCGCATCGTCACGCCGACGAAGGGCAAGCTGACGAAGACCAACCTGCGCCGCGGCCTGATCCTCGGCTTCAACATCATCACCCGTGTCGGCCTCTTCTCCGACTACCGCCGGCCGTTCTGGCGGGCGGCGGGCCACGCGCTGAAGCGCGGGCAGATCGAGGCGGTGTTCAACATGGGCTTCGTCGCCCACCACCTGATCCGCTTCACCCGCGAGGCGCTGCGGGGCGAGCACAACGCCTCGTTCTACGCCGCCAAGGCGGCCGAGGCCGAGGCGCAGCGCCAGCGCAGCTGGTGGGAGAATGCCCGCCGCCGCATCGCACCGGAGCGCGAGGCGGCCTGA
- a CDS encoding porin, whose amino-acid sequence MKQRLLTALLLSGALVLPSVRAQAQTVAELQRQINELKAMIKAQAQAQAEGRGGRRAAPVAVRPAGVRTTDAGTVPAAGRPIESAVAQPAASGPVPHRFALDEPDTWYDALVPPAPQLLADDPGRVARPKTWFERLSLRGYTQLRGNEFLSGDDTAPAGRARLRSVHDSGITDRNNFTFRRVRLVLQGDIHERVFIYLQPDFAVNVSNQAGSEGRQHYTQLRDAFADVFLDDERRTRLRFGQQKVPYGWENLQSSQNRLTLDRSDAINSAVPGERDIGISFYYTPWHVQRIWDRLAKGGQKLFGNYGAFGVGIYNGQTINRIEVNNDLMTAMMVTWPFELDGLGEAFRGQVLEVGGSAYRNRFRPEATFGASTALGNTYDDERVGLHAILYPQPFGLQAEWNWGRGPEYDPVARTILTKPLQGGYVQAMMRVDHSPVGPFMPYIRWQTYDGGWKVATNAPRLDTDELELGVEFQPIKSVELTLAYASMKRREANIGRFGRAEGDLFRGQLQINY is encoded by the coding sequence ATGAAACAACGTCTTCTGACTGCACTGCTCCTCTCGGGCGCCCTGGTGCTCCCCTCCGTTCGGGCCCAGGCTCAGACGGTCGCGGAGTTGCAGCGCCAGATCAATGAGCTCAAGGCGATGATCAAGGCGCAGGCGCAGGCGCAGGCTGAGGGAAGGGGGGGGCGGCGTGCGGCCCCGGTCGCCGTGCGGCCCGCCGGTGTCCGCACCACCGATGCCGGCACCGTCCCGGCCGCCGGCCGTCCGATCGAATCCGCGGTGGCGCAGCCGGCCGCGTCCGGCCCGGTGCCGCACCGCTTCGCCCTCGACGAGCCGGACACGTGGTACGACGCGCTGGTGCCGCCCGCGCCGCAATTGCTCGCGGACGATCCCGGGCGCGTGGCGCGGCCCAAGACCTGGTTCGAGCGCCTGTCCCTGCGCGGCTACACGCAGTTGCGCGGCAACGAGTTCCTGTCCGGCGACGACACCGCCCCGGCCGGCCGCGCGCGGCTGCGCTCCGTCCACGACAGCGGCATCACCGACCGCAACAACTTCACCTTCCGCCGGGTGCGCCTGGTCCTGCAGGGCGACATCCACGAGCGGGTGTTCATCTACCTGCAGCCCGACTTCGCGGTGAACGTCTCGAACCAGGCCGGCAGCGAGGGGCGCCAGCACTACACCCAACTGCGCGACGCCTTTGCCGACGTGTTCCTCGACGACGAGCGCCGCACCCGCCTGCGCTTCGGCCAGCAGAAGGTGCCCTACGGCTGGGAGAACCTGCAATCGTCGCAGAACCGCCTGACGCTCGACCGCTCCGACGCGATCAACAGCGCCGTGCCCGGCGAGCGCGATATCGGCATCTCCTTCTACTACACGCCCTGGCACGTGCAGCGCATCTGGGACCGTCTGGCCAAGGGCGGCCAGAAGCTGTTCGGCAATTACGGTGCCTTCGGCGTCGGCATCTATAACGGCCAGACCATCAACCGGATCGAGGTCAACAACGATCTGATGACGGCGATGATGGTGACTTGGCCGTTCGAACTCGACGGCCTCGGCGAGGCCTTCCGCGGGCAGGTGCTGGAAGTCGGCGGCTCGGCCTACCGCAACCGCTTCCGGCCCGAGGCCACTTTCGGCGCCTCGACGGCCCTGGGCAACACCTACGACGACGAGCGCGTCGGCTTGCACGCGATCCTGTACCCGCAGCCCTTCGGCCTCCAGGCCGAGTGGAACTGGGGCCGCGGTCCCGAATACGATCCGGTCGCCCGCACCATCCTGACCAAGCCGCTCCAGGGCGGTTACGTCCAGGCGATGATGAGGGTCGATCACTCGCCCGTGGGGCCGTTCATGCCCTACATCCGCTGGCAGACCTATGACGGCGGCTGGAAGGTGGCGACGAATGCGCCGCGCCTCGATACCGACGAACTCGAACTCGGCGTCGAGTTCCAGCCGATCAAGTCGGTCGAGCTCACCCTGGCCTATGCCAGCATGAAGCGCCGCGAGGCCAATATCGGCCGCTTCGGACGGGCCGAGGGCGACCTGTTCCGCGGGCAACTTCAGATTAACTACTGA
- the rplJ gene encoding 50S ribosomal protein L10, with translation MDRTAKADLVSTLNGVFTTNAVVVVAHYKGLTVADMQKLRSQMKQAGATVKVAKNRLASIALDGTDVASIKPLLKGPTLLAYSSDPVAAAKVAVEFAKTNDKLVILGGAMGTTALNPDGVKALATLPSLDELRAKLVGLIQAPATKVAQVVNAPAAKLARVFGAYAKKDEAA, from the coding sequence GTGGACCGGACAGCTAAAGCTGATCTCGTCTCGACGCTCAACGGCGTGTTCACCACGAACGCCGTCGTCGTCGTGGCCCACTACAAGGGCCTCACGGTCGCCGACATGCAGAAGCTGCGCTCGCAGATGAAGCAGGCCGGTGCCACCGTGAAGGTCGCCAAGAACCGGCTCGCCAGCATCGCTCTCGATGGCACGGACGTCGCCTCCATCAAGCCCCTCCTGAAGGGCCCGACCCTGCTCGCCTATTCGAGCGATCCGGTCGCGGCCGCCAAGGTTGCGGTGGAATTCGCCAAGACGAACGACAAGCTCGTGATTCTTGGCGGCGCCATGGGAACGACTGCCCTGAACCCGGACGGCGTGAAGGCACTCGCCACGCTCCCGTCCCTCGACGAACTGCGCGCCAAGCTCGTGGGCCTCATCCAGGCTCCCGCGACCAAGGTTGCCCAGGTCGTCAACGCGCCGGCGGCCAAGCTCGCCCGCGTGTTCGGGGCCTATGCCAAGAAGGACGAAGCGGCCTGA
- the rplL gene encoding 50S ribosomal protein L7/L12 translates to MADLAKIVDDLSSLTVLEAAELAKLLEEKWGVSAAAAVAVAGPAAGGGAAASAAEEQTEFTVVLASAGDKKIEVIKEVRAITGLGLKEAKDLVEGAPKPVKESVAKDEAEKLKAQLEKAGAKVELK, encoded by the coding sequence ATGGCTGATCTCGCCAAGATCGTCGACGACCTCTCCTCGCTGACCGTTCTCGAGGCCGCCGAGCTCGCCAAGCTCCTCGAAGAGAAGTGGGGCGTCTCGGCCGCTGCTGCCGTCGCCGTTGCCGGCCCGGCCGCCGGCGGTGGCGCCGCTGCCTCGGCTGCCGAGGAGCAGACCGAGTTCACCGTTGTCCTGGCCTCGGCCGGCGACAAGAAGATCGAGGTCATCAAGGAGGTCCGCGCGATCACCGGCCTCGGCCTCAAGGAAGCCAAGGACCTCGTCGAGGGCGCCCCGAAGCCGGTCAAGGAGTCGGTGGCCAAGGACGAGGCCGAGAAGCTCAAGGCCCAGCTCGAGAAGGCCGGCGCCAAGGTCGAGCTCAAGTAA